A single genomic interval of Syntrophobotulus glycolicus DSM 8271 harbors:
- a CDS encoding universal stress protein gives MKKILVPIDGSAGSDKAVRLAITLVHEGDTEIILLNVQSNYNTPNVKRFFSQEQIQAFQKEQSKEIFDRTLQITQEHPITVRTTLRLGDPGKEICDEAKESSVDFIVMGYRGLGTVKRAILGSVATQVLHETTCPVMIVP, from the coding sequence ATGAAAAAAATCTTGGTACCGATTGATGGCTCAGCCGGTTCCGATAAAGCGGTCCGTCTGGCCATCACGCTCGTTCACGAAGGGGATACGGAGATCATTTTGTTGAATGTCCAATCCAATTACAATACTCCGAATGTAAAGCGGTTTTTTAGTCAGGAACAAATCCAAGCCTTTCAGAAAGAACAGAGCAAAGAGATCTTTGACCGGACACTTCAGATCACCCAAGAGCATCCGATTACGGTTCGCACCACATTAAGACTCGGAGATCCCGGTAAAGAGATCTGTGATGAAGCAAAAGAAAGTTCTGTCGATTTTATTGTCATGGGATACAGGGGGCTGGGAACCGTCAAACGTGCAATCCTGGGCAGTGTGGCAACTCAAGTTCTTCACGAAACAACTTGTCCGGTAATGATTGTTCCGTAA
- a CDS encoding TerC family protein yields the protein MDFLSTDFWSALFAIVVTDLVLAGDNAIVIGLAARNLQANQQKKVIVWGTLGAVIVRSLLTLAVVWLLKIPGLLLLGGGMLIWIAYKLLVEDKKQDTVKPGESLWGAIKTIIIADAVMGLDNVLAVAGAAHGSFLLVVLGLLISVPIVVWGSTIILKWVERFPIIIYFGAGVLAWTASKMIAEEPFLAHFFETNSLLKWGLSLAIIAGVIFVGKSSNQKRNNQIADQS from the coding sequence ATGGATTTTCTCAGTACGGATTTTTGGTCGGCATTATTTGCTATCGTTGTCACGGATTTGGTATTGGCCGGAGATAATGCGATTGTGATTGGATTAGCCGCGAGAAACCTACAGGCGAATCAACAAAAGAAAGTTATTGTTTGGGGAACATTGGGAGCTGTTATTGTTCGCTCCCTATTAACCTTAGCTGTGGTATGGCTGCTGAAAATCCCCGGCTTGCTGCTGCTGGGAGGGGGGATGTTAATTTGGATCGCGTATAAGCTGCTTGTAGAAGATAAAAAGCAGGATACGGTGAAGCCGGGAGAAAGCTTATGGGGTGCAATCAAAACAATTATTATTGCTGATGCAGTTATGGGGCTGGATAACGTCCTGGCTGTAGCGGGTGCGGCCCATGGGAGTTTTCTGTTAGTAGTTTTGGGGCTATTAATTAGTGTTCCCATTGTTGTTTGGGGAAGTACAATTATTCTTAAATGGGTGGAACGTTTCCCGATAATCATTTATTTCGGAGCGGGAGTGCTGGCTTGGACAGCCTCAAAAATGATTGCGGAGGAGCCGTTCTTAGCTCATTTCTTTGAGACGAATAGTTTACTGAAATGGGGATTGAGCCTGGCCATCATTGCAGGAGTCATATTCGTTGGGAAAAGTTCCAACCAAAAACGAAATAACCAAATTGCTGATCAAAGCTGA
- a CDS encoding M20 family metallopeptidase yields the protein MDGTKIRMIREIDKNAEALWQIATEIGLNPEEGFREFKAVKLLTACLQANGFQVERPVGGMETAFLARFKRGKEGPKIAFLAEYDALPEIGHGCGHNLIGTASVGAAVSLSKMPEVAGEIWVVGSPAEETSGGKVLLAAQGVFAGVDAALMFHPGTCNTIEISSQALDAIEITYLGEAAHAALSDRFGINALDAMIGLFVLLGKLKKDLCEGEKIDGIIIEGGKAPNIVPDKTVGKFYLRATDRKKLDQIKEHVLDCAVKAAQEVGAQMQWRYFEHSYQEMISNSTLAKSFQENLEQLGITEIEPPQTMLGSVDMGNVSLQVPAIHPYLQMGDGMYIAHTKEFAGAAVGQAGREVLFIAAKALAMTGWDILTDEQFLFDLKQEFQKTKTNKTR from the coding sequence ATGGACGGAACCAAGATCCGGATGATCAGAGAAATCGATAAAAATGCTGAAGCTCTCTGGCAGATTGCCACGGAGATCGGGCTTAACCCGGAAGAAGGTTTCCGGGAGTTTAAGGCAGTCAAGCTCCTCACCGCTTGTCTGCAAGCTAACGGCTTTCAGGTAGAAAGACCTGTTGGCGGTATGGAGACTGCTTTTCTGGCCAGATTCAAAAGAGGGAAAGAAGGCCCCAAGATTGCGTTTTTGGCTGAGTATGATGCCCTGCCTGAAATTGGGCACGGCTGCGGTCATAACCTTATTGGCACCGCCAGTGTGGGGGCAGCGGTTTCTTTAAGCAAAATGCCTGAAGTCGCCGGAGAAATATGGGTTGTCGGAAGCCCGGCAGAGGAGACCAGCGGGGGCAAGGTTCTGCTGGCTGCTCAGGGTGTATTTGCCGGTGTCGATGCCGCTTTGATGTTTCACCCCGGAACCTGCAATACGATCGAGATATCCAGTCAGGCTCTGGATGCGATTGAGATTACCTACTTAGGAGAGGCTGCCCATGCCGCTTTATCCGATCGTTTTGGGATCAATGCCCTTGATGCGATGATCGGGTTGTTTGTTTTGCTCGGCAAATTGAAAAAGGACCTTTGTGAGGGTGAGAAGATAGACGGCATTATTATAGAGGGCGGCAAGGCCCCGAATATTGTTCCGGATAAAACGGTCGGGAAATTTTATCTGCGGGCAACGGACAGGAAAAAGCTTGATCAGATTAAGGAGCATGTTCTTGATTGCGCTGTTAAGGCGGCCCAAGAGGTTGGGGCCCAAATGCAATGGCGTTATTTTGAGCATTCCTATCAAGAAATGATCAGTAACAGTACTTTGGCCAAATCTTTTCAGGAGAATTTGGAGCAATTGGGCATCACTGAGATTGAACCGCCTCAGACTATGCTGGGGTCGGTAGATATGGGTAATGTCAGCCTGCAGGTGCCGGCTATCCATCCGTATCTGCAGATGGGGGACGGGATGTACATCGCTCATACTAAAGAATTTGCCGGTGCTGCTGTTGGGCAGGCAGGGAGAGAGGTTCTTTTCATCGCGGCTAAAGCTTTAGCGATGACGGGATGGGACATTTTGACGGATGAACAATTTTTGTTTGATCTTAAACAAGAATTTCAAAAAACAAAGACAAATAAAACCCGATAA
- the rpsI gene encoding 30S ribosomal protein S9, whose protein sequence is MAAELQYYGTGRRKNAIARVRIIAGEGNFVINKRGLNEYLGKKTLEMIVKQPLEITETIGKYDVIALVHGGGTSGQAGALRMGIARALLKADISLRPALKRAGFLTRDPRMKERRKYGLKKARKAPQFSKR, encoded by the coding sequence ATGGCGGCAGAACTTCAGTACTATGGCACAGGCAGACGTAAAAATGCCATTGCCAGAGTCAGAATAATTGCAGGTGAAGGCAATTTCGTCATCAACAAAAGAGGCTTAAATGAATATCTCGGCAAAAAGACTCTGGAGATGATCGTAAAACAGCCTTTGGAAATTACCGAAACAATTGGCAAGTATGATGTCATTGCTCTTGTCCATGGAGGTGGCACATCAGGCCAGGCCGGCGCGCTGAGAATGGGCATTGCCAGGGCATTGCTCAAAGCAGATATTAGTCTCCGTCCGGCACTGAAAAGAGCAGGATTCCTTACCCGTGACCCAAGAATGAAGGAGCGTCGCAAATACGGCCTGAAAAAAGCCCGTAAAGCTCCGCAATTCTCCAAACGTTAA
- a CDS encoding N-acetylmuramoyl-L-alanine amidase family protein, with translation MRRKKNNDKNFADRIRRKKVNLIDSTKILILRKRVLKIAIAVSTLVLFVTIGGIWGVSKTTSRERMETENTPGIGSALSNLTVAVDAGHGGVDPGAVGAGKSLEKDVTLAISQKLQVLLIQAGCNVVMIRDTDCDFGTGSNLLQRKREDLAYRTQKAFDADIYLSIHANSFPDRSQHGAQVFYHSESPEGKTVAELVQESLNQVAARKRIAKANQSYFILKKTNQIALTIEVGFISNQEEEKKLGQQEYQERLAMAILEGISKYYNNK, from the coding sequence ATGCGGAGAAAGAAGAACAATGATAAGAATTTTGCGGATAGAATAAGAAGGAAAAAGGTTAACCTTATAGATTCAACCAAAATATTAATTTTGAGGAAGAGAGTTCTTAAGATTGCCATAGCTGTATCAACCCTGGTGCTTTTTGTTACGATCGGTGGTATTTGGGGTGTCAGCAAAACGACCAGCAGGGAAAGGATGGAAACAGAGAATACTCCCGGGATTGGCTCCGCATTGTCCAATTTGACGGTGGCTGTAGATGCCGGGCATGGGGGTGTCGATCCGGGGGCTGTAGGAGCAGGGAAGAGTCTGGAGAAGGATGTAACCCTGGCAATTTCCCAAAAACTGCAGGTCCTTCTGATCCAGGCGGGGTGTAATGTGGTGATGATCAGGGATACCGATTGTGATTTTGGGACTGGCTCCAATCTGCTGCAGAGGAAAAGGGAGGATTTGGCCTACCGCACACAAAAGGCTTTTGATGCGGATATCTATCTGAGTATTCACGCCAACAGTTTCCCGGACAGGAGCCAGCATGGGGCCCAGGTATTTTATCATTCTGAATCTCCCGAAGGGAAAACGGTGGCGGAGCTGGTCCAGGAAAGCCTGAATCAGGTTGCTGCTCGCAAGAGGATTGCCAAAGCCAATCAAAGTTATTTTATTTTAAAAAAGACCAACCAAATTGCGTTGACGATTGAAGTAGGCTTTATCTCCAACCAGGAGGAGGAAAAGAAATTAGGGCAGCAAGAATACCAGGAAAGATTGGCTATGGCTATTTTGGAAGGGATATCGAAATATTATAATAACAAGTAA
- the argB gene encoding acetylglutamate kinase → MPKINDLEKANILIEALPYIQKFKGSTVVIKYGGHAMVDQDLKSKVMLDIILLQLVGIRPVIVHGGGPEINAMLERVGKESTFVRGLRVTDEETMEIAAMVLVGKLNTEIVSMLNNAGGKAVGLNGQDARLLVAGKKPLKVEKEDGEIEHVDLGYVGEVKQVSPEIMISLLSQGYIPVISPIAGGENGESYNVNADTAAGKIAGALGADKFFLLTDVKGVMKDLHDPGSLISVIEKTEVDELIRAKILTGGMIPKVECGVNALNEGAGSVHIIDGRVPHAILLELFTDGGIGTMIK, encoded by the coding sequence ATGCCGAAAATCAATGATCTGGAAAAAGCCAATATTCTGATTGAAGCTTTACCTTATATTCAGAAATTCAAAGGGTCGACAGTTGTGATTAAATATGGCGGTCATGCTATGGTCGATCAGGACCTGAAAAGCAAGGTCATGCTGGATATTATTTTATTGCAGCTCGTGGGCATCAGGCCGGTGATTGTGCACGGCGGGGGCCCGGAAATCAATGCCATGCTGGAGAGAGTGGGCAAAGAGAGTACCTTTGTCAGGGGACTGCGAGTGACAGATGAAGAAACCATGGAAATTGCGGCTATGGTTCTCGTCGGCAAACTGAACACAGAAATTGTCTCAATGCTCAATAATGCCGGAGGCAAAGCAGTGGGGCTCAATGGTCAGGACGCGCGTCTTCTGGTTGCCGGGAAGAAACCCTTAAAAGTCGAGAAAGAAGACGGGGAAATAGAGCATGTCGACTTGGGTTATGTCGGTGAAGTCAAACAGGTTTCACCGGAAATCATGATCAGTCTCTTGAGTCAGGGATATATTCCGGTCATTTCACCTATCGCCGGCGGCGAAAACGGAGAAAGCTACAATGTCAATGCCGATACGGCTGCCGGAAAAATCGCCGGGGCTTTGGGAGCGGATAAATTTTTTCTCCTTACTGATGTCAAAGGGGTGATGAAGGATTTGCATGATCCCGGCTCATTGATTTCTGTGATCGAGAAGACAGAGGTTGATGAACTGATCAGGGCAAAAATATTAACCGGCGGCATGATTCCCAAGGTCGAATGCGGCGTAAATGCCCTGAACGAAGGGGCGGGTTCAGTACACATCATTGACGGCCGGGTACCCCATGCGATTTTACTGGAGCTTTTCACCGACGGCGGTATCGGGACAATGATCAAATAA
- a CDS encoding helix-turn-helix transcriptional regulator: protein MIKNEPAYQKAVEKLKQDQEFIISEKKRFEKMGLNPEQISMAIQPLISFHEQLKAEVEYYEKIKRGSFNPIYKFTDIGKTLIAFRIYLGMTQSELASKLGVKESQVSRDERHEYYGATTEKIETVMEAMGMKTTINIEFDSPIGA from the coding sequence ATGATTAAGAATGAGCCAGCATATCAAAAAGCTGTTGAAAAATTAAAACAAGACCAAGAATTCATTATTAGTGAAAAAAAACGATTTGAAAAAATGGGGTTAAATCCTGAGCAAATAAGTATGGCAATACAGCCCCTAATATCATTCCATGAACAATTAAAAGCTGAAGTAGAGTACTACGAGAAAATAAAACGAGGTTCATTTAACCCAATCTATAAGTTCACAGACATTGGAAAAACGCTTATTGCATTTAGAATTTATTTAGGGATGACACAATCAGAACTAGCAAGTAAATTAGGCGTTAAAGAGTCACAAGTGTCAAGGGATGAAAGACACGAATACTATGGAGCAACGACAGAAAAAATTGAAACCGTTATGGAAGCAATGGGTATGAAAACTACAATAAATATTGAATTTGATAGTCCTATAGGCGCATAA
- the argC gene encoding N-acetyl-gamma-glutamyl-phosphate reductase, giving the protein MKIGILGATGYTGHELIRILRGHSEAEIVYLGSSGSAGQKIADIYPGLNEIVDNNLESDQEVPEEIEVLFCALPHGITAGRAEKYLDRQIKVIDLGADFRLKDKNIYEAWYKTSHASPHLLAEAVYGIPELNRAEIAGKRLIANPGCYPTATQLALVPLLKDKLLKSDSIIVDAKSGVSGAGRGTNLGVHFSEVNENFKAYGVATHRHTPEIEQELSKAAGEDILINFTPHLVPMTRGILTTIYASAAEGVEEGDLLQSWQTVYADEQFVHQMPGGEWPQTKYAYGSNHVFMQLKLDKRTGRVILVAALDNLVKGASGQAVQNMNILFGLPEETGLKTNGMWP; this is encoded by the coding sequence ATGAAAATTGGTATATTAGGAGCAACCGGATATACAGGCCACGAATTGATCAGGATTCTGCGCGGACATTCTGAGGCTGAGATTGTTTATCTTGGATCTTCAGGGTCGGCAGGCCAAAAGATAGCCGATATCTATCCCGGTCTTAACGAGATAGTGGATAATAATCTGGAAAGTGACCAGGAAGTCCCGGAAGAAATCGAAGTGCTGTTTTGTGCACTTCCCCATGGAATTACAGCAGGCCGGGCCGAGAAGTATCTTGACCGCCAGATCAAAGTCATTGATCTGGGGGCGGATTTTCGTCTGAAGGATAAGAATATTTATGAGGCTTGGTATAAAACCAGCCATGCCAGCCCCCATTTGCTGGCGGAAGCGGTATACGGTATTCCGGAGCTGAACAGAGCGGAGATTGCCGGGAAGCGGCTGATCGCTAATCCCGGCTGTTATCCCACTGCCACCCAATTGGCTTTAGTGCCTTTACTCAAGGACAAACTGCTCAAGAGCGATTCGATCATTGTCGATGCCAAATCAGGGGTATCGGGTGCCGGGCGTGGGACAAACCTGGGTGTTCATTTCAGTGAAGTCAATGAAAATTTTAAAGCCTATGGAGTTGCGACCCACCGCCATACGCCGGAAATAGAACAGGAACTGAGCAAAGCGGCAGGAGAAGATATTCTGATCAATTTTACACCTCATCTGGTTCCGATGACCAGAGGGATCCTGACCACCATCTATGCATCGGCTGCTGAAGGGGTGGAAGAAGGGGACTTGCTGCAGTCCTGGCAAACCGTTTATGCAGATGAACAGTTTGTGCATCAGATGCCCGGGGGAGAATGGCCTCAAACGAAATATGCTTATGGCAGCAACCATGTATTTATGCAGTTGAAGCTGGACAAGAGAACGGGCAGAGTGATTCTCGTAGCGGCTCTGGATAACCTGGTCAAGGGCGCGTCCGGCCAGGCGGTGCAGAATATGAATATTCTGTTTGGCTTGCCTGAAGAAACAGGTCTCAAGACCAATGGGATGTGGCCTTAA
- the argJ gene encoding bifunctional glutamate N-acetyltransferase/amino-acid acetyltransferase ArgJ: protein MKIKNIEGGVAAPEGYYAAGVRAGIKYKDKYDLAIIMSKVKAKAAAVYTRNLVKAHPLLLNMQHLTDGEAQAIVVNSGNANACMGEPGEKAALEMAVQTAKELGLKTEDILVASTGVIGQPMPMEKIIPGIAKAAASVQELLQTEPDRETKAGTAHEAALAIMTTDLVPKEKAYELECAEGTVKLGIIAKGSGMIHPNMGTMLCFITTDGAFDSEVLGKLLKEAVDKSFNMVTVDGDTSTNDMVLLLANGRSGIRPQGEELRQFREMLDHACVAMAKAIARDGEGATKLIEVQVNGAGTVKDAGQIVKSVCSSSLVKTAIYGQDANWGRILCAAGYSGAVFDPEGTSIYLNGLQVAQDGRAIPFSEDEALELLKNQEIVIRIDLKDGQENAVGWGCDLTHKYVDINADYRT, encoded by the coding sequence ATGAAGATCAAAAACATTGAAGGCGGTGTTGCGGCACCTGAGGGCTATTATGCCGCCGGTGTGCGGGCCGGTATCAAATATAAGGATAAATATGATCTGGCAATCATCATGTCAAAGGTAAAAGCGAAAGCCGCCGCTGTTTACACCAGGAATTTGGTCAAAGCCCATCCATTGCTGCTTAACATGCAGCATCTTACAGACGGTGAGGCTCAGGCCATTGTCGTCAATAGCGGCAATGCCAATGCCTGTATGGGTGAACCCGGGGAAAAAGCTGCTTTGGAGATGGCTGTGCAAACAGCCAAAGAGCTGGGGTTAAAAACGGAAGACATCCTGGTGGCATCAACGGGAGTGATCGGTCAGCCGATGCCGATGGAAAAGATTATTCCGGGGATCGCTAAGGCAGCGGCATCTGTTCAGGAGCTGCTGCAAACAGAGCCGGATCGGGAAACCAAAGCAGGAACAGCGCATGAGGCCGCTTTGGCCATTATGACCACAGATCTGGTTCCCAAGGAAAAAGCTTATGAACTGGAGTGTGCAGAGGGAACCGTCAAACTGGGGATTATCGCCAAAGGTTCGGGAATGATTCATCCCAATATGGGCACAATGCTTTGTTTTATCACAACTGACGGCGCTTTTGATTCAGAGGTGTTAGGCAAACTGCTCAAAGAAGCAGTCGATAAAAGCTTCAATATGGTGACAGTTGACGGAGACACCAGTACAAACGATATGGTTTTACTTTTGGCCAATGGCCGGTCCGGAATCCGACCGCAGGGAGAGGAACTGCGGCAGTTTAGGGAAATGCTGGATCATGCTTGTGTGGCTATGGCAAAGGCAATTGCCCGCGATGGCGAGGGTGCGACCAAATTGATCGAGGTTCAGGTCAATGGGGCAGGTACGGTGAAAGATGCCGGGCAAATTGTCAAAAGCGTCTGTTCGTCCAGCCTGGTTAAAACAGCCATTTACGGCCAGGATGCCAACTGGGGACGGATATTGTGCGCGGCCGGCTACTCCGGGGCGGTATTTGACCCCGAAGGAACAAGCATTTATCTGAATGGACTGCAGGTAGCTCAGGATGGCAGAGCAATCCCGTTTTCTGAGGATGAAGCTTTGGAATTGCTGAAAAACCAGGAGATCGTCATCCGCATAGACCTTAAAGACGGCCAAGAAAATGCCGTAGGCTGGGGATGTGACCTCACTCATAAATATGTGGATATTAATGCCGATTACAGGACCTAA